The genomic DNA CCTCTGCATCACCCAAATGatgcttctctcctttttcagtGAGGACAGTGCCATCCAGGAGCTTGCCAAACTGTAGGGTGCAGGAGGGGTTGGGGAAggggctccagctcctgcccctgcctccTTTGCCTCAAAGGTCTTTGCAACCTCCAGATGTGCCAAGACCCCAAACCCAGCCCCAGTCCCTGCCGCTGGCCAGGGGACATCCCGGCGAGCAGGGCTCCCCCGGCACGCTGTACGTAAACAGGTCTGGGGAAGAACAACAGAAATCTGTCGACTTCAGTATTGGGATTTTTGGAGACTTTTATATTTAGGGTGTAAAGGAGGGAAGCGAACAAGGGGGTTTCTTGTTTCGGTTCCTTGGCTGGATTGCTGTCACTCACTACCCCGTCACCGAGCTAACTCACGCAAAAACCAGATTAATCAACAAATAGGAAGATTACTGGACTGGACATCGAATTCATGGTTATGACGGATGCCTGCTAAGCGGGAAAAGATAAGACAGACTCGCAGGTCAAGGGGTTAAAGTCTGAATTAGCTGTTGCAAGAGGGAAGCTCCAGGAGAAGATCCTGGGTATGCAGAAGGGCGGGCGGACAGTCAGCGAGGGAACTGGGATTCGCTTTTTACAAACTCATCAGCTTTTTGCTCGCTCGCTTTATCCCTCTGCCTCGCACTACCTCTTCTGATGACTGCGCAAATAAACCGCCCCATGTCACTTGACGTGTAAAACGCGTCATCAAACCACGCTACCCGCTCGTCTTCATCCAAGGGTCTCCAAACAGCAAGTGCAAAGCACAAGGAGCACCGCGTCTGGAGACACCATCCTGCAGTCCTCCCTTCTTCGGGACGGTCCGTTAATCTTCACCCTCTATAACACTGTCACCATCCTGACCTCCCTGCAAACACAGCTATGCGGGCAGGAATCCGCTTGAAAAGGACAGctttacagtaaaataaaaaactatgGGTCCAAACCGAGACATGCCTGGGGGTGCTCAGATGTGCAAAACGCCGGTTTGCATATGTGCAGGGCCAGTTACGTGCGTAGCTGCGGTACCCCAAAGGCGAGCGCACCCACTGCAGTCCTGGGGCAGAAAAGAAGTCACCGTGTTGCTTGGCATCTCCCAGTCCGAAAAAGGATAAGCACAGCAAATTCTGCatcagtaaatatttaatttaaatattttaaaatatttacatttcaatCACACTGCTAAAGTGCTTTTGGATATTAAAACACTTGTGGAGACGTTGCCTCAAGCCCTTTTAGGGGCTTTTGCAACATTAATGTTTGTTTAAACATTGGAGTGTGCTATATTTGCCCTTTCTCTAATGGCCTTCTGCAGAGCCACTGACATCAGCCAAACCCCAGCGATGCTCTGCACTACACCGGATCGGGGTCGAGTGATTAGCGAGTTATTAACGTGGGGCACTGCAGTGTCAACCCTCACCCGGGTGATGCTGGGGCAGCCACCGGCCAGCGCTTCCCTCTGCATGGAGGGTTTGCTCCGGACAGCATTGGGGACAGACCGAGCTCGGCTCCGTCCTGGCAGCCTGGACCTTCCCACGACCTAGCTCCTATTTCAGGGCTTGTCCGTCTATTTAAAGCCCAcgaagaaggggaaaaatgcacTGGAAATGTAGCGTGCACATGAGACACCGCGCCAAATATTCAGTTTCTTGTAGAGGCCGATAGCAAGGGATCCCAcggctttttatttttgtttttttttccccttttagcAATACATGCTTGAAAACCATCAGGCCCTATTAAGGATTAGAAAAATCGTCTGCTGGGTGACTGAGTAGATCAAGCGCTcgaaaaccaaaaaaaaaaaaagcaggaaccCGGCTGGTTTCTCCGGCAGAAGAGCGTCGCCAGCCGAAGCGCAGCGAGCCCCTTCGCAGCCAAAGCTTTAGGATGGGAGCGAGGAgcccgccgcgccggggggaaggggaagacaGCGAGGCCAGCGCCTGGGCCGCCAACAACAAGCGGCGAGCCAGACCACGCTACAGGAAGCCGTAGCCTCCGGTGATAAATAGGAGACCTGGGAGCACAGGATGCGCGCAGGGCGAGCTCGGCGGGACGAGGGGATGTGAGCCGGCAGCTGGCGAGTCCCTCCATCCGCCCCTCCGTCCATCCAGCCGGCAGGATGGCCGTGgcccggctgctgctgctgctgctgctgctggtgcggGGGTCCGGCGGGGAGGACGCCGAGGTGGTCTGCGCCCACACCGCCTGCTACACCCTGCACCGGGCTGAGCTGGACTGGAGCGGCGCCCAGGAGCGTTGCCGGCACAACGGCGGCAACCTGGCTCcggcccgcagccccgccgAGGCCGAgcggctgcaggagctgctggcggCGGCCGGCTGGCTGGGCCCGGCCTGGATCGGGCTCTCGCTCTCGCGGGGCCGGTGCGTCCAGCCGCAGGAGCCGCTGCGAGGCTTCGCCTgggcggccggcggggagccCGGTAACTACTCGGCCTGGCTGTCCGAGCCCGCCGTCACCTGCCTCAGCTCCCGCTGCGTCAGCCTGCGGCCGGCCGGGCCCTCCGGCACCGCCGGCTGGGCCAACCGCCCTTGCCGGACCCTGCTGTCCGCCTTCCTCTGCAAGTTCAGCTTCCGGGGGATGTGTGGGCCGCTGCCGCtggccgggcccggccgggtCAGCTACACCACCCCCTTCGGGGTGCGCAGCCCCCGGCTGGCGGCGGCCCCCTTCGGCACGCTGGCGGAGGCCGACTGCGAGGGGGGCCAGGGCCCGGCCTTCGCCCTCTGCAAGGGGCCGCTGGAGGGGGGGCGCTTCGCCTGgcacccccccggccccctctGCCCCGCCGCCTGCGCCCACCGCAACGGGGGCTGCCAGCACCGCTGCCTGGAGGAGCCAGGGGAGCCCCCGCGCTGCGCCTGCCATGCCGGCTACGCCCTGGCCCCTGACATGGCCTCCTGCCTGCCCGAGGACGCCTGCCACCCCAACCCCTGCCAGGGGACCTGCCAGACCCGGCCTGGCGGCTTCGAGTGCGGCTGCGAGGCCGGCTACACCCTGGCGCCCGACGGCCGCCGCTGCCTGGACGTGGACGAGTGCCTGGCCGAGCCCTGCCAGCACGAGTGCCACAACACAGCCGGCAGCTTCGTCTGCCTCTGCCGGCCCGGCTACCAGCCGACGGGGCCGGACGGCCGCCGCTGCCGCGACGAGGACGAGTGCGCCCAGCCCGGCGtctgcccccagctctgcctcaaTGTCCCCGGCTCCTTCCACTGCGCCTGCCGGCCCGGCTACCAGCGCCAGCCCGGCAGCGGCGATGCCTGCCTGGACGTGGACGAGTGCCTGCGGGACCCCTGCCCGGGGCCCTGCCGCAACCTGCCCGGTGGCTTCGAGTGCCTCTGCTCACCCGGCTTCCTCCCAGAGGAGGATGGACATGGCTGCCGCGCCGCACCCACCACCAGAGAGGAGTCCGCAGGGGCCCCCAACAGCACCCCACAGACCACGGGCATCCCACAGACCACGGGCGCCCTGCAGACCACGGGCACCCTCCAGACCACAGGTGCCCCATGGACCACGGGCATCCCCCAGACCCCGGGCATCCCCGTCGGGGCAACGCCGCCGGCCCCCACAGCAGTAGGGTCGGTGCCCGGCCCCGAGCACAGCGCCGACGGCCCCAGGCTGCTCCTCTACTAcatcctgggcagcctggtagccatcctgctgctgctggccttcgccctggtcctgctggcctGCAGGAAGAGGGCGGCCAAGCGGGAGAAGCAGCCGGCCAAAAGCGCGGCGGACAACTACTGCTGGGTGCCCGAGCAGCCGGAgagccgcggggcgggcggcgagCGCAGGTAACGGCACCTGGGGCAGCgaggggggaggcagagccgcgagctgcagagagcatttttgcaaattaaaaagaaaaataagagggggggggggggggtgatgCCATCTGTGCAACGTGATTCTGCATGTCCGAGAGTCTGTCCTGGGGCTCCCTGCAAAGCGGGAGCTGGTATCCCCCCAAAGGAAGGGGCTGGGTGGGAAGGCAGCCCAAATCAGTCCTGCGGTTTATACACCAGCTGCCGCTCCTGGGAGGGAAGGATTAAGAGGGACAGTGCTGCGAGGTGGAGCGGGAATGGGGTTGAAtttgcctgccagggctgctcctcAACTCTGCAGAACCTCGCTGTGCTTAAAAATAGCAAACTGTAAGTGTCGATTTGTCTTCCTAAAGGAAAACagctaatttcatttttcatttgggCTCTCCTACCTGTATCTGAAACGCTGAcgtgcaaaagcagcagctttcctgccctgtccccgcagcccccccagtCCTTTGCCAGCTCAAAAGCAACGCTCGCCCCCCGCTCGCCTGCCTGGCAGCAGACAGCCTGCATTCAGCCCTCCGGTTTGCCTTCGTCCCCTTGAAACGGGTTTGAAATCCTTATGTGTCTCACCAGGGCACGAAAGTGTCTGCAGCCACAagcagggtttggtttttttagtggtggtttggtttttttaaaaagatgtcaCATCAGAGCTAACGGAATAAACCTTTTTAGaactacagcagcagagagctgctcGGGGGAGCAGACACCGGGAGGTCGGGGAGCTCTCACGGGGGAGCAGACACCGGGAGGTCGGGGAGCTCTCACCCCGCAGCTCCCCAGACCCGCGCGGGAGCCTGTGCGACTGCGCTGGCTTTGGAGCAGCGAGGCAGCGATGCTCCCCCAGGCATCGAGCCCCGTAAGGGCGAGACCTTCATCCACCCCCTGAGCGCAGGAGGTGCTCAGCACGGGGAAAGCTGATCAACTCGTAGACCAGGGGccaagggagagaaaatgtggCAAAAAGGTATGAAAAACTATGTTTAAAAGAACCGCCTACCCGTTTCCGGTGTATTCCGTTTAAAACCActtgcaaaacacagaaaacaatgcTCTCCTCCAAATGCAGCCGGATGAGAGACCGGACTTTTCCTGTTGGATCATACTTTTTGGGTAGGACCCCTTCCCAACTGCTGGGGGTCCAGGCTGCGTCCATTTTCCATTCCTCCCCCTGTAAAGAATACACTGGATGTTGTATATTTGCTAATTATTATCTGTAAAACTTTTAACCCCGCTTCAAAGCAAATGCTTTCTCAGGGCAAAGTTGTTCCCCCGTCTTCCCCAGGTACCCAACTTCAGCGAGCTGCTTATACTCGGCCCCTCCTGGCAGCGAAGCCTCTTCGAGCCATTCCAGCGTGAATCCTCCCCAAAAAACTGAGGGGCAGGGGGGCCATTCCTGCTTCCCATCAAGCAGTGGTAGCTTCATTATTTACCCGTGCTCCACAAGGCAAAAAGGTGCTAGAAAAGAACAGGCATGTGATTTGAGGGGTACATAAGTTTTCTAAAgtttctgctggttttattgTATACTTGAGGCTTAATTGCTACAGACATGGGAACAGAACACAAAGGAGTTTGCTGTTCGCAGCGACCTGCATCCTGTTCTTCCATATGTGGAGGGAAACCCTTTCCTGctggtttttttggtcttcaTTTCTCcattgtaaaatgaaaaaacacccaaaccagCACAGGAAGGTGTAGCTgatagaaatgtttttgatgTTCTCTCcatgcttccttttctccacaCAGTGGCTGGGAGAAGCGGTGAATGCAGCAGCGGCATTCGTGAAAGTCCCGCAGAAAATTCAGACCCTGTCTGTGTTACGACAAGCCAGCAAAGCATTCTGAACACATGAATAAATTAAGCAAACGAATAATCCTACCGAGATCAGGGGGACACCCTACATACATAAAACGATGCCTGCGCTGCCGGGCTATGCCGGCTCAGGGTCTGCCCGGGGAGAAGGCAGTCACAGTGACGTGCCTTGCATTGCAGGGACTACTTGGTTTGCTTTAGCAAAAGCTGAGGCATTTTCCAAATGCTAACAGTCTCAGGAGTGTTTCtaccttatttttctgttaaggCATCAATTAACTGTTGTATATAACACTTACTCCACtatgaaaagggaaaaggaagcatAAGTGCAGGCTCAGAGCTGGTACAAATCTGAGAGGTGTTATTTATTCTAGAAATTCCTCAGTAAAACCTCTAATCCTGATTTCTGTTCCGACCTTTGTGTATTCCGGTATGCGTACTGTATTACCAATGGAGTATGGTAGTGGGTCCGGCCTGGGGAGGACACTCATTTGTGCCTAGGTCTAGTTTGGGTTCTCTCTGGTGGAGTATTTCCTGATGTAGCATCCCTCACCCCGGTGCAATTACACCTGGATAATCTCGcatctccctttcttcctgccACGAACACAGCAGGAACGTTTGATCCGCGTCCTTGTTAGGGAGTTATCCAGGGCCCGGTGAATCCCGCGGGCTAGGGCAAATAGGAACGGGACCGGATAGTTTGGTACCCCGTCTTACAGGCAGCGCAGATGGGCTGTTCAGCCCGACCCGGGGGGCTTCACCGCGGCGCCCAGGGCAGCTACCTCTGCCCCCCGGTCCTTCCCTGTAAACGAGGTGCCGTTATAAGCAAGACCTGTAACTGTCCTGCTGTCACCATGGCAGGACGGGCTAGCCGACGGGTCTGAAATGCTTTGTACATATCAACTGCTTTGTAATGTAGCAAGTGTTATATTTTTACGGTCTGGAATTAAGAGACGCCTCATCTTTTGTGGAAATTGCATGTCAGGACAGAATTTCACTTTGGCATCCGCACGGCAATGGCACAGCACCACAGCTTTGCAGTTGCCTTTGACTAAAAGACCAAGGTTATGCCACACATTGAATAACACTGTACGTTGCTTTTGTGATGAAACACCAATAAAGTCTAAACAGAACACGTCTTTAgtgttttttaacaaatatataCAATATCAAAACCTATTGATCTGGTACACGTAATCCTTGCATTTCCTACAGCGGTGGACAGTGCTAACAAATCCTCTATCAGTGCTCATCCCATGTGTAGCGAAGTCAGTGGGGTCTCAGCCTTTCACAGGCACTGCTGTCCTGAGCGAGGACTGTTCACTCAACAGCTACCGGGGCCATGGGTTGGGGGCACTGGGATGATCTCGGTTGGATCCTAAACCCACAAGCAAGGTCCTAAACTCCCAAGCAGTCCTGCTGATTTCAGCGTAGCTCTGTATGAGGGCAGAGATCTGCTTTTCTGGCTCTGGTCAGCAACTGGGCACAGAAGTCACGCGGGGAATTCAAACGGCAGGACTGCCGGTGGCGAGAGCTGCCTCTGCGACATGCCCCACCAAAGAAAGGCCATCCGTACGAGGGAAAAGGTCACAGAGATGGGGGAAACGACACAAAAACCCACTCATACCGCCCCCGGCTGCAACAGCATCCATGTGGTGTTTTATCAGTCGTGGACATTTGCCGTAAatagtgtttaaaaacaagaaaaccctaaaaaaaaaaaaaaaggacactaCATCTCATGATGGATGTTTGGTGCCTCCACGCATCAAACTACAAAAAGCATTCCCAGAGTTGATCCGCCTGTCCCGGGAAGCACCCGTGGGGATAAGGCACCATCCACGCAAAATTTGTCAGTGCAGGGAgcgggggggtcccagcccacTGCAGGGAGCTGCCGAGGGTGGGACGATGGTCATATTTTAGCAGGAAGGTTGCTCCCAGCCGGAGCGTGGCGGGAGACCGCCAGCCTGCTGTTACCTCTAATCCTGTTTATTTTGccctgctgggggggggcacgtTGGATGGAGTTCCCCCTGCGAGAGCCTCACATCTATCCCGATAAACCAAAGCCAAGGAGCGCGACGTGGTAATTCAGCCACGCTCCAGGGTGTATTTCTTCCCCCATTTCTGGGAAAGGTGCTGCAAGGAAACAGCCTCCACCAGAAGAATTTAGAGACAAGGTACTGACTAATGTTAAAATATAATCTACAAAATACCACGCTCCTTCCTTCAAATCCCACAAAGAGTCAGCCACTGcaaaaaacaaatgctttaaaCGTCTGctcatttcctctttttattattttaatcttttaaatatttcttggcATTTGGTTCTCCCGAGCCCTTTCAAGGCTGCTAAGCGAAGCTCACGTCTCACCGAGCAGATTTGAGCAGCCCCGGTGATAGCGTGACGGAGGGAAAGAGCCAGCCTGCGGCAGAGGGAAGATCCTTCGGCTCTCCTAAAGGAAAACCCAGCCTCGGGTGCCTCAAGCTGCTGGGCCAGTGCATGTCTTGGAGATGTTGCAAGGCTCAACAGAAAGCTCacggaggaggagaagggtctAACGCCCCTGAATAAGCAAAACACCCAATATTTTCCCGGCTGGGGTCCGGAGAAGGTTTGTCTAGCTGAGCACAGAGGAATTGAAAAGCCTCTCCATCCCCGGTAAATTGGGCTACGCGTGAGCCGTCACTTACAGAAGATAGCAATTAATTCCGCTATGCTGGCTTGGGGCGGGGGCACCGGGGTGGGACAGGGTGTAAAGGCGGGTGGCCAGGTGAAGGTGACGGTAGGAGAAGTCACACGCTTGCCCTGCCCGGTATCGCAAATCCCCAGCCTCGGGAGGCTTTAGTCCCTGTGGGAAACGGCACCGGCTGCTCTCCCTGGTTGTAGTTCAAGAATTATTATAAAACTATgagccagaggaagaaaaaaggaccaGGCATGCTTGCAGGACCTAGCTCAGCCGTACCACTACtctgaaattgtattttctgtgcCTGGACTGAAAGTTGTGGCTGTAACAGACCACGGAGATGCCAGGGCATCTGTGCGGAAAGCCGGTTTTCCCGGGtttaagaagaaagaagacTCACTCACCACTTGGCGTGACCTCCCCGTTGCAAATAAAACTCCCTTCAGGCAAAACCGCCCTAAGTAGTGCTCTTCATTAATGTGCATCCAATTAAGCATCCtcagtgctgctgtgcagcaggtCCCTACCCTGCCTGGGTGCCTGGCCGGGCATTGCGTCTCGGTTTTGGACGCATTTATCTGTCCGGCACTTCCTGGCCTTCagacatttttctccttgtgtCTGATCCAGCCTTTTCTGCCAGGGATTCCTGCCCGGGCCTGCGGGAACACAGCTCGTACGGAGCTGGTGGGCACCACGAAGCCCTGAGCAGGTCGCCCGAATCAGGGAGGAGGGGCCCCTGGGTGGTTTTAATGATCCCGGGTGGGATTGCATGCGGACCAGTATAGATGGGAAAGCACGTATATGCTACTTAATGGTCtgcttttaactgttttttaatCCTGACGCAATGATTTAATATTATATTGTTatattaattgtattttattatattgtACCATTAATATATGGTATTATAATATATTTTGTTGTAGCATATTATGTTATGTTGTATTACATTATATTGTGTTATGTTATATTTATTATACCACTTTATATCACACGACATTCTATTACATCGTGTATAATTGTCAGCATTCTGACATTAGGAACCTCATTTCCAAAATCCAACAAGATCCAAGAAAATCCGTGACACATGCCCCCGTCACCGCAGGCCAAAAGGGCTATTCCAAATACGTGCTATCAGCGTTCCTCTGGCTGGAGGGTGACAATGACACTTCGGATGAGTCAGACTCGAGTAAAGCAAAAGGTCTCCCTCCTGTTATCGCCGCGGACAGCCGGCAACGTCTTGCAATAACTTTGCGCTGCGGAGGAGCGTGATTAATCAACTTCTACGGAGGAAAAGCAGCGTGTCAGCAGGAAGGGCATTTCTGTATCTGTGAGTCAGCCCGTCAGGGCCGCACCAGCCAACGCCTGTCATGCTCTCAGGCAACAGAGGGAAAAGATCATCGGAATGAAAAAGAGCTATTAAAGCATGATTaatctcctttctcctgccctgATTATCTTTCCCTTCTACTGGCAAGATCAACCCTGGAAGCTGTGGTCGGTGGGGCAAGGACATCAGGGCAATGATCTGAGAGATCATTGTTTTGGGagtactgtattttttcctggaaaatttcaaaatatttctcatcATGCAGccttgaaaaggaaatttttatctgtttaaaaaaaaaagaacagaaatctattggtgttattttccttttccaccaATTGCATTCtgccttctttcttctgctgctgtttgcccTGACCTTGCCCCActtattttgctggttttcttctgcaagcagaaaaagagaaaaagagaaagagaaaaaaaagaaaaaaagaaagaaaaagaaaaagaaaaagaaaaggaaaaggaaaaggaaaaggaaaaggaaaaggaaaaggaaaaggaaaaggaaaaggaaaaggaaaaggaaaaagagaaagaaaaagagaaaaagagaaagagaaagaaaaagagaaagaaaaagaaaaataagaaaaaagaaaaagaaagaaagaaaaagaaggaaagaaaagaagaagaaaaagaagaacaagagaaagaccaccagaagggaaaaaaggacatGAAAACTGGGGAAACAACAGCTTTTACTAAAGCAAGGAGAGGTCAGCGTTACCAAGCCCTCCAGGAAACTTCTGGGAATTATCCCATTTACATGTTTTGCGGCGGTGAAGAGCAACCGGGCTCTTCTCGGGTGCGCTATTTTATGCAGGGAGTGACTGGCACCGGCCGGGCAGCCACTGCAAGCTCACCCATCCATACACTAGCGTGTCCCTCTTTCC from Gavia stellata isolate bGavSte3 chromosome 23, bGavSte3.hap2, whole genome shotgun sequence includes the following:
- the CD93 gene encoding complement component C1q receptor; its protein translation is MAVARLLLLLLLLVRGSGGEDAEVVCAHTACYTLHRAELDWSGAQERCRHNGGNLAPARSPAEAERLQELLAAAGWLGPAWIGLSLSRGRCVQPQEPLRGFAWAAGGEPGNYSAWLSEPAVTCLSSRCVSLRPAGPSGTAGWANRPCRTLLSAFLCKFSFRGMCGPLPLAGPGRVSYTTPFGVRSPRLAAAPFGTLAEADCEGGQGPAFALCKGPLEGGRFAWHPPGPLCPAACAHRNGGCQHRCLEEPGEPPRCACHAGYALAPDMASCLPEDACHPNPCQGTCQTRPGGFECGCEAGYTLAPDGRRCLDVDECLAEPCQHECHNTAGSFVCLCRPGYQPTGPDGRRCRDEDECAQPGVCPQLCLNVPGSFHCACRPGYQRQPGSGDACLDVDECLRDPCPGPCRNLPGGFECLCSPGFLPEEDGHGCRAAPTTREESAGAPNSTPQTTGIPQTTGALQTTGTLQTTGAPWTTGIPQTPGIPVGATPPAPTAVGSVPGPEHSADGPRLLLYYILGSLVAILLLLAFALVLLACRKRAAKREKQPAKSAADNYCWVPEQPESRGAGGERR